cagtcaagttagaaGCTTATGGACGTCACTGCAACCGTTATTGCACCGAGATTTCATGTTTTCCGGTGAGTAGGCTATTATTACTTCAAGCAATCCCAGCAGACACTTCTgatttatggaaattttgtgCTCATCTTATATATTCAAGCAAACCTAATATTTCAGTTATCATAATATACTTATTGATGAATTTTTCTCCAGTAACTCACTAAAATACTGCATTTAAGTACAACAAGGactatatatatagttttcGATATAAACCAAATTGCAATGTTGTCAAACCGACACAATTTAGACGTGTTCCGCAATATTTTTCAGGACAAAAATTCGAACCAGAAGTCGAATTTCAACCAGTCAGCACTGCTTTGAGTCGTGAAATCCGGACGCATTTGACAAAAACTCGAAACGTCTCTAGATATCACCGAGTTCAAAGTGCACATTTGACCAATGAGGAAGAAGTATTTAGAGTTAACAAGTTGCCACCAATCGACAGTAAAAGTATTAACGAATCGAATAACAAGTCAACCAGTGAAAAAATGAGAACACATTTTCCCAAAATCCGACAACCTCCGAAATCATACGAAACAACTCGAAGCCAAGTTAGATTTCGGACAAAAAACAAAGACTCTGACGAAAAAGTCCGGAAACGACTTAAACTACTCGGGGAACAAAAATATAACGAAATCCGTGCAAAAGTGGAGAATTTGTTTGTATGGTTTGAAGAATGGACAAATCCTGAACGTTCTATTTTTTATCGGAAAGTTTTGCCGAAGTTGGTTATGAAACAACTGTACTTTTTGTCAACATACTTATCCGTTCGTCAAAATTGCGATTTTATATCGAAACTACCCAAAAATCTAGCATTAAAAGTCCTGAGACATTTGTCTCCTAAAGATTTGGCGCGCGCAGCTACGGTgtcaaaaaaatggaataagttGTGTTTGTCTGGAGTTCTTTGGGAAGAGAAATGCGATGAGGTGCGTAGCCAAATAGCGACGCCAAGTGTAACCTCGAGACCAGGGACAACGCGAGGGCATTATGACGTATATCGATCCAACCATATAAGACAAAGAAACTGGTCGCGGGCAAAATGTGCTCATGCTCATCTTGAGGGACATGATGGAAAGGTACTCTGTGTAGATTTCAATAATAGAGTGCTCGTGAGTGGGAGTGCTGATGGCACTATTCGTGTTTGGAGTCTGCGCAGTGCTACAACAATTCAAGTGTTAAATGGACATACCAAAGGCGTTTGGTGTGTGGCCATTTACACAGCATGCCTTGTCATAAGCGGTTCTTATGATCGCACAATAAAAGTTTGGAATATTAAAAACGGCATGTGCCTTCGAACTTTGTACGGACACACAGGAGCGGTCTGGGCTCTGGCCTGTAAGGATCACTTAGTCGCAACCGGGTCCAATGACAAAACTATAAAGTTATGGGACATGAGGCATTGTAAATTAAAACACACTTACAATGGACATTCTAAGCCCGTTTTTGCAGTCGATATTGCACACGATTTATCTATGTTATTTTCCGGTGCCGCTGATCATAGTGTACGTATTTGGGACACAATGGAtggaaaaagtttgagaattaTCTGGGCCTCAAACTCTGCGCCTATAATGAGCTTAAGTTATGCTGGTGGTCTATTAGCGTATGCTGCGGATAACCTACTTAATATATGGGACGTTAAAAATGAAACTAATATAAGAACCTATAAAGGACACAAAGATCGAGTTGAAACCCTGAAGTTAAGCGTAAAAGAAAAAGATGGCGATCGAATGGTCTCACTTCTAAGCGCTGGGCGGGACGGGAAGGTGAAACACTGGCGTTTTGGTAAAAAAGATCCCGTTAAAACAATGGTAGCCCATAAAGACTGTCAAGTTAACTGTATAGCTTTCGATAAAAAACGTTTAGTAACTGCATTGTATGATAATAGTATTTGCATTTGTGATTTTAGCGTTACAGAAGAAGTTGATAAACATTTGAAAGTGTGACACCACTCAATGCTTCATGCATTTTTCGTGTTGGCAAAATGCATACTTTTTTTAGGTATGCTAAGGTCCAAACTATGCTTGCACATATA
The genomic region above belongs to Styela clava chromosome 13, kaStyClav1.hap1.2, whole genome shotgun sequence and contains:
- the LOC120332685 gene encoding uncharacterized protein LOC120332685, translated to MAALVMAKTSGAKPNMPSSSTYRSEFEFRLEDIVNLIDDGLLTHEHLCRILKQLIAMTSNSQVRSLWTSLQPLLHRDFMFSGQKFEPEVEFQPVSTALSREIRTHLTKTRNVSRYHRVQSAHLTNEEEVFRVNKLPPIDSKSINESNNKSTSEKMRTHFPKIRQPPKSYETTRSQVRFRTKNKDSDEKVRKRLKLLGEQKYNEIRAKVENLFVWFEEWTNPERSIFYRKVLPKLVMKQLYFLSTYLSVRQNCDFISKLPKNLALKVLRHLSPKDLARAATVSKKWNKLCLSGVLWEEKCDEVRSQIATPSVTSRPGTTRGHYDVYRSNHIRQRNWSRAKCAHAHLEGHDGKVLCVDFNNRVLVSGSADGTIRVWSLRSATTIQVLNGHTKGVWCVAIYTACLVISGSYDRTIKVWNIKNGMCLRTLYGHTGAVWALACKDHLVATGSNDKTIKLWDMRHCKLKHTYNGHSKPVFAVDIAHDLSMLFSGAADHSVRIWDTMDGKSLRIIWASNSAPIMSLSYAGGLLAYAADNLLNIWDVKNETNIRTYKGHKDRVETLKLSVKEKDGDRMVSLLSAGRDGKVKHWRFGKKDPVKTMVAHKDCQVNCIAFDKKRLVTALYDNSICICDFSVTEEVDKHLKV